The sequence ATGCTGGTGACCGACCAGGCCAAGCTGATCCGCCTGCCGGTCAACTTCCGCCACCTGATTCCCGGCGGTTTCGAAAGCCATGAAGGCTTCTCGATTATCGGGCGCGGCTCCTCCGGCGTCCGCATTTTCAACGTCTCGAAGGGCGAGAAGATCGTCGGCGCCGCGCGCATCGACGAGGAAGAAGGTCCGGAGAACGATGCCGAAGAAGCCGTGGTCGAGGAAATGCTCGAACGTCGCGGCGGCGGTGACGAGACCGAGCCGCACACCACGCTGCATTCGGACGACAACCTCGACGAGGATACCGGCGAGGATTGATGCTACGGTCCCGCTGGTACGCCTGATCGGCCAGCGGGACAGCATCGATGCAGCAAAGCAGCTTCAAGCACCTTGTCGTTGGCGAGCGCTATCGCGTCATCGCCGAATTCGAGGACTTTGACGAAATTGCCCACTCGGTGGGCGAGTGCTGGACCTTCCGCGGCCACAACTTCCTGCCTTACGAGGATGGACTGTCCCTGTTCGTCGAGTCTGAAGACGGGACCGAGCGACACGTCCGGCTGCAATGGCGTCCCGAGGCGCAGGGATCGATCATCGACAGGCTGGAGCGGTACGTCGCTCGCGACTAGTGCCCCCCGCCCTGCACCACCCGCAATTCGGGATCGCGCTTGCGCAAGGTGGTGATCACGCCGACAGTGATCAGGAACTGGCCGAGATAGTAGATCGGCCAGACGAGGTATTGCGGGATCGGGCTGCCCGACAGCGGCCCCATGCCGGAAAAGATCAGCAGGTCGGAAATCACGAATAGGATCGCACCAGCCGCCACCTTGGCGCGCGGGAAATTGCTCGCCCAAGCAGAGGCGGCCATGATCGCGAGGACGGCGGCATAGAGCGCCACCAGCCAGGCCGTGGAGCGATCATAGGGCAGCAGGTAGGCGGCGATTGGCGTGCCGATCAGGATCAGCAGGAACACCCAGTTGTCGCGCTTCGACAGCGGCCCCTGGTTGTTGCGCGTGAACACCCTGATGGCGAGGATGTGGAACAGGATGAAGATCCCCGCGCCCACCTCCAGGCTGAACTCTATCGCCATGTCGGCAATACTGGCCATGGCCATGGCCCCCGCCATCAGCCGCGCATCGTCGCTCTGGTGCCGTAGCCAGCAGTAGATCGCCAGGAAGGCGCAGGCGCTGCCCTTGATCGGCCAGAGGTACAGTTCCGGCAGCTCGCTCGCCTGCAGATAGAAGTAGGCAATGGCCGCCAGCAGGCTGAGCAGCAGGTACGGGCGTTTCTGGACGAGGGCGCGACGCGGCATAGTTACACAGCGTTATCGCGTAAGCCGTATTTGCACCAGCACGGTATCCAGCATCAGGTCGCGTTCTTCCCCGACGGGGTTCGGGGCGATCACGAAATCGGGGATCACACCGCGTGCGCGTTCATCGCCCGACAGACGCACCATGTACGACTTCGGATAGGTCACCGGCTGCTGCGAATGCGGAAGGGTGAAGCTCTCGGTCGCCCCATAGGTGGAAGGCAGGTCCGAGGTGGCCTCGCCGATTACCGTCCCGATTTCGAGATCCTGCACCATCGCGGCCAGTACCGCCGCGTTGGAGTAGGAATGGCGGTCTGTAAGCCACCACACGCGGCCGTCGAAACGATGGTCGTGTAGGGGCTGTATGAGCGGCAGATCGATGGCGACGACTTCACCTTCCTGAGCCTCGGCCAGCGCGGCTGCCACACGGCCGGTCAGATCCGGGCGCGTCGGGTCCATATCCTGCCAATTGGCAAGCGTGTTGGCGCCGGCGCGCACTTCGTAGCGTGAAGCAAAGCGGTAGGGCTCCTGCACCAGTCGTCGGACGATGAGATCCGAAAAGCTAACGTCGCCACCGGGATTGCCGCGCAGGTCCACGATCAGGTCCTGCGCGCCGCTTGCGTTGGCATCGGCAAAGGCCTGACGGACAAAGTCGTCGTACACGTCGATGTCGTAGGATTCACCGCCTTCGCCCTGCTCCTCGGGCAAGGCGAAGAATGGACCGGGTTGCAGGTAGAATACGCCGTCACCCAGATCACGAGCCACACGTGCGGACGAATTGCGATCCGGTCCGGGAACCGGGCGGGCATCCTGGATGGCCGCCATCTCGCCGTAGCTCACCGATGGCAGGGCGAAGGTGCGTGCCTGTCCAGCAGGATCGACATAGGCGACTTCCAGCGCCTCAACCTCGCCAAAGACCAGCGGCAAGATGGCGGGCAGCGTCAACTCGAGCTGCGCACGCAGCAGCCGGTCCGTGTCGGCCGAGAGGATGCGGCGCGCTTCGGCCTCGAACTCGGCAATTGTCAGGTCGCCCAGCGCGGTAATGCGCGAACCCGGCGGCAGGGCGTTGCCTTCCGCGGCCCAGCGATCGGTCAGCATCGCCTCGCCATGGTAGACGACCGACAGAGGAATGATCGCTTCCCCGGCCTGGATGCGCGCAATCTGGTCGTAGATCGCCGCCTCCACCTTGGCGTGCGCGACGTTTCCGTAGGCCAGCAAGTCATGCAGAATCAGGTGGAATTCCGGGCGCGCTACCGGTCCGTCGATGGACTGCAGGAGGCGCGTGAAATGCGCGTCGTATTCGGCCTTGGGACGACGGCCATAGAGGTCGACGTGCTCGGCCTGCAGCTGCTCATAGGCGAAGGTGAGATCCTCACGCGCTTGCGCCATCGTGTAGCAGGCATCCGGGCAGTCTGCCTGCGCCAGAGCCGGAGAGGCGACCAGTGCAGCAAGGAACGCAATTGGGAGGGGGAGAAGCTTTCGCAAGAAACCAATTTTCATGGATGCCGGGATAGGCCCTCGAAATTCGGCGTCAACCAGCTTATCTGCGCCTACAATGACTCACCAGGTACACATTATCGGCGGCGGACTGGCCGGCAGCGAAGCAGCATGGCAGCTGGCGCAGCGCGGCATTCGCGTGCGACTGAGCGAGATGCGTGGCGGCGGCGGGGAAACCCCTGCCCACCAGACCGACGGGCTGGCCGAACTCGTCTGCTCCAATTC is a genomic window of Aurantiacibacter sp. MUD11 containing:
- a CDS encoding lysoplasmalogenase, which codes for MPRRALVQKRPYLLLSLLAAIAYFYLQASELPELYLWPIKGSACAFLAIYCWLRHQSDDARLMAGAMAMASIADMAIEFSLEVGAGIFILFHILAIRVFTRNNQGPLSKRDNWVFLLILIGTPIAAYLLPYDRSTAWLVALYAAVLAIMAASAWASNFPRAKVAAGAILFVISDLLIFSGMGPLSGSPIPQYLVWPIYYLGQFLITVGVITTLRKRDPELRVVQGGGH
- a CDS encoding DUF3601 domain-containing protein, with protein sequence MQQSSFKHLVVGERYRVIAEFEDFDEIAHSVGECWTFRGHNFLPYEDGLSLFVESEDGTERHVRLQWRPEAQGSIIDRLERYVARD
- a CDS encoding S41 family peptidase yields the protein MAQAREDLTFAYEQLQAEHVDLYGRRPKAEYDAHFTRLLQSIDGPVARPEFHLILHDLLAYGNVAHAKVEAAIYDQIARIQAGEAIIPLSVVYHGEAMLTDRWAAEGNALPPGSRITALGDLTIAEFEAEARRILSADTDRLLRAQLELTLPAILPLVFGEVEALEVAYVDPAGQARTFALPSVSYGEMAAIQDARPVPGPDRNSSARVARDLGDGVFYLQPGPFFALPEEQGEGGESYDIDVYDDFVRQAFADANASGAQDLIVDLRGNPGGDVSFSDLIVRRLVQEPYRFASRYEVRAGANTLANWQDMDPTRPDLTGRVAAALAEAQEGEVVAIDLPLIQPLHDHRFDGRVWWLTDRHSYSNAAVLAAMVQDLEIGTVIGEATSDLPSTYGATESFTLPHSQQPVTYPKSYMVRLSGDERARGVIPDFVIAPNPVGEERDLMLDTVLVQIRLTR